Genomic window (Bacillus pumilus):
TCACAAAGGCTGTCCTTCTCATGCTGGGCACGCTGATTATTTCACTGCTTGTGTTTGCGAAGTTTGATTTTAGTCTGCTGAAGATGTTTGAACAGATGAAAACAGCGACCCCGCTCGGCGAGGCATTTCTTCACCCGGGAAATAAATATGATGTCCCTTTAGAGACTTTGTCTCTAAATCTTGCTTTAGTGCTTGGAACAGCAGGTTTGCCGCACATTTTGATTCGGTTTTATACGGTAAAGGATGCCATTTCTGCGCGTAAATCTGTTCTATCCGCTACGTGGATCATCGGGATTTTTTATTTAATGACGGTTTTCCTCGGTTTTGGCGCAGCTGCCTTTGTTGGAACAGAAGCGATCACAGCAGCCGATGCAGCAGGAAATATGGCCGCCCCACTGCTCGCCCAAGCCCTAGGAGGAGATTTATTATTTGCCTTTGTTTCCGCTATTGCCTTTGCGACGATCTTGGCAGTGGTCACCGGCCTCGTTTTATCCGCCGCGTCTGCCTTTGCCCATGACTTTTATAGTCAGATCATCCGCAAAGGGAAAGCGAGTGAACGGGAGCAAGTGAAAGCGGCACGCTTTGCTTCGATCGGCGTTGCCATTCTTTCCATCATTCTTGCATTATTTGCCCAATCTTTAAACGTCGCTTTTCTAGTGTCACTTGCCTTCGCTGTGGCAGCAAGCGCAAATTTACCATTGATTATCTTCACTGTGTTTTGGAAACGATTTAATTCCACGGGTGCCATCGCAGGAAGTCTAACAGGACTACTGAGCGCACTGATTATCGTCTCGCTCAGCCCAAGCGTCTGGGATCCATCGGGAGCAGCCATCTTTACAGGAGAACCGCTCATCCCGCTGTCGAACCCTGGAATTATCTCAATCCCACTCGGATTCCTTGCCGCATACTTAGGCACGATATTCTCCTCTGAAAAAGCAGATGAAGACACCTTTACGGAAATCCAAGTAAAGGCACATACAGGCATGCATATGGATACTGATTCATGAGGAAAAGCCGGCTGATGAGCCGGCTTTTTTGACTTTTTCTCAAAAAAAGTTTCAGTAAGGTATAAATTGACCTATCAACTTATTTTTATACTTCTCTAACCTGGCAAACCTTCTACGTGTGATTAAAGAGCAGCATGTGACGAGGATCAACAGAATTTCATGCTCTTCCCCTCTATTATCAACCACACTCTTCATCCCTATCACCTCTCTTTTATATGTGTTCAAACATCCTCCTACTCAACGTCATTTATATGTTATCATTTTATACACATACTGGAAATCATTTCACACGTTGAGGCACTCTCATTTAGTACAAGCAAAAATCTGCAAGAAAGAAGTGACATGACTGATGCGTCAAATATATGCAGCCAAGTTATTATTCGAATCCATCTCATCACCTAGCAGTATGCCCGATAAAATGTTTGAAGAACGAATCATTTTGGTGCGAGCAAAAAACCACCGTAAAGTAAAGAATATAGTCAAACAAAGCTTTCTAGAAGAAACCTTTGAGAATGCTGAAGGTGGACAAACGACCAAAAAATTAGCAGCCATCCTAGATGTCTTTGAGCTTGTAGATCAATTAGATCAAGATCCACTGCATTTAAGTGAGGTGTACAGCCGTCACCTTATTTTT
Coding sequences:
- a CDS encoding solute symporter family protein, whose protein sequence is MSMTAFILFIAIVGLTLVITYFAAKKTSNASDFYTAGGGLTGFQNGLAIAGDYMSAASFLGIAGMIALNGFDGFFYSIGFLVAYLVVLYVVAEPLRNLGKYTMADMIAARFKRPAIRGVAAFNTITVSTFYMIAQLVGAGALIKLLLGIDYWIAVLIVGVLMTIYVVFGGMIATSWVQITKAVLLMLGTLIISLLVFAKFDFSLLKMFEQMKTATPLGEAFLHPGNKYDVPLETLSLNLALVLGTAGLPHILIRFYTVKDAISARKSVLSATWIIGIFYLMTVFLGFGAAAFVGTEAITAADAAGNMAAPLLAQALGGDLLFAFVSAIAFATILAVVTGLVLSAASAFAHDFYSQIIRKGKASEREQVKAARFASIGVAILSIILALFAQSLNVAFLVSLAFAVAASANLPLIIFTVFWKRFNSTGAIAGSLTGLLSALIIVSLSPSVWDPSGAAIFTGEPLIPLSNPGIISIPLGFLAAYLGTIFSSEKADEDTFTEIQVKAHTGMHMDTDS
- a CDS encoding DUF4288 domain-containing protein, with the translated sequence MRQIYAAKLLFESISSPSSMPDKMFEERIILVRAKNHRKVKNIVKQSFLEETFENAEGGQTTKKLAAILDVFELVDQLDQDPLHLSEVYSRHLIFDKETSAKEAIEAYSLDK